Part of the Methanocella sp. genome is shown below.
ATAGCCGCACCCGTTATCTATATGATGGCAAGGTTATTTATATTTTCGACCGTGCCTATATTTGTAGAGAAAGGGACAAGAATGCTTGTGAGGAACGCTTTTCCCGCCGACTTCGTCGATATCTCCGACAAATCGAAGGACTGGGCCGATATCGTCATCGAGCGGGAGTCGATCTATCATATTTTTACGGAACATTTCCGGAGCACTTGCTTCATCGCCGAGGACCGGGGCGAGATGATCGGCTATCTCCTGGGATTCCGGTCAGGATCCAGGCCGGATGAGGCCCTGATTCACCTGATCCAGGTCGCTCCCCGCCTGAGAGGCAACGGCATCGGCCGTCGCATGTTCAGCCAGTTCCAGGCCGAGGCCAAAAAGATGGGGTGTAAGAGGATCACGACGCACAGCCGGCCCGAGAACAACAACTGTAACCGCTTTTATAAGGCCATGGGCTTCGAAACGGCCTCAGGAGAGAACCCGGTCATCGTCAATGGCATGCCTTGCGTTAAAGACTACACGGGCCCGGGCAAGCACCGGGTCGTCTGGGTTAAAAATATCTGATGTGTTGAATAAGCCTTGTATGTCGTGTACTTCGCGGACTTAATATGGGTCATCAATACAGACAACAGCTATTATTTAACACAGTTAAAATATCTAAATTAAGTACCAGTCGGTATCGTTGAGCGACTGTTCCGTCACACCCACGGTCCGCGGCCCGACGCCTTTTAACGAGGTCAGCGCGTTGCTCAGGTCCTGTAGATAGGGACGTCGCGACAGGCTGCCGAACTTAAAGGGCTTGTTGGGCTGGACGCTGGCCTCCAGCGTTTCCGGCCTGGGCACGACCTCGACTTTAACGTCGGTCATCGTCAGCGCCTTCTCCATGGCCCGGCGGAAGTCGCCGATGCAATAGGCGACACGATGGTTATAATTATCGCGCGTTTTCTCCAGGAACCCGGCGAGCTTTTTACTCTCATTCCGGACGAACTCGTCCTTGACCGAGGCCACGTTGCACCGCCCGAGCATGAACTCATAGTCCATAAATGGATACTCCTCGTCCAGCTCTCTAGGCGTAATGCCGCACGTGCCGAAGGTGACGATGTGGGTCTCTTCCGGCGTCAGTATGCTGAAGATGATGCGGTCGTACATCTTGTGAGAGGGGCTCAGGTGATAGGGCTTTACCTTGGCGCAGGGGACGAAGACGCAAAAATCCTTTTTCGGCGCCTCGTACGCGTCGGATAATATCCATTCATTGGCCCGCAGCATGTCCGGGTGGCTCAGGACACGCTCGCCCTTCATGGGCTCCGTGGAGCGCTCGTTTTCAGGTATAATCATGGAATGAAGAATAATCGGGCTCCGTCGATAAAACAGTTTCGTTACTCGATCAGGCTCCTCTAAACAATAAACGAATGAACTAAGACTGTTTATGCCACGAAGCGACTCGAAGCCAGCCTAAAGCTGCACGAAGATGAATATAAAAATGTGTTGGTGCCGCCTGGTGATTATATAATATTTTGGTGAGCCTGGTGTAACCCTGGTGCCGCTTGTAAACACTAATGTTTCAACCACACCAAGTTTACACCAAGCAGCACTAATTGTTAATTATATCACCAGGCGGCACAAAAAATAATTTAGATTTTTCTGCTGTGTTGAATAAGTCAAGTTTTGTTAATTAGTAAATGCTTACTAAACTAGTTAATTTTTAAAAAATTTGATGTGTTGAATTACTCCCGTATTTTAAGTTTTATAAGAGACGGAGGGCACTATTTTTCACCACAAAGGCACGATGGCACGGAGGCTCACAAAGTTTTCTTTTTAGATTAAGTTACAAAGTACACTAAGCTGGTTCATTGGCGATCAGGGCACGAAGGATACAAAGACACAG
Proteins encoded:
- a CDS encoding GNAT family N-acetyltransferase translates to MLVRNAFPADFVDISDKSKDWADIVIERESIYHIFTEHFRSTCFIAEDRGEMIGYLLGFRSGSRPDEALIHLIQVAPRLRGNGIGRRMFSQFQAEAKKMGCKRITTHSRPENNNCNRFYKAMGFETASGENPVIVNGMPCVKDYTGPGKHRVVWVKNI
- a CDS encoding DUF5591 domain-containing protein, which produces MIIPENERSTEPMKGERVLSHPDMLRANEWILSDAYEAPKKDFCVFVPCAKVKPYHLSPSHKMYDRIIFSILTPEETHIVTFGTCGITPRELDEEYPFMDYEFMLGRCNVASVKDEFVRNESKKLAGFLEKTRDNYNHRVAYCIGDFRRAMEKALTMTDVKVEVVPRPETLEASVQPNKPFKFGSLSRRPYLQDLSNALTSLKGVGPRTVGVTEQSLNDTDWYLI